The DNA sequence GGGCACGAACTCGACGTGGCCATCCATATACAGCACATGCCCGCCATCGCGGTGGCGTTCGGGGCGTTCTATTACGATCGGCAATAACGACAGCAAATGTGAAGAAGGGTCGGGATTTCCAATTTCAGTTATTAGAAAGCGTTCCATTCCATCGCGGACCGGACAGTAGAAGCGACGTTCTTCCCAGAAGGGGTGGGCAACAGGCCAGGAGTCTTTGACATTCGGGCGAGGTTTGCCATCGGGATGGGTCTTAAGCCACGCTACCTCTAATTCCCGTTGTCGAGCCGCGAGGTCATCTTCAACATCCGGCCAGACGCCTTTTTGCTCCGGTATCGCGTCTACATTCGGTGCGTGCGCACGATACTGTTCGATCCACTCCAAGCCGCTGCGTTCGTTCGGAATCATCCAGCCGAGATACCAGTATTGGGTGTCGTCGAGCCGAGAATCGCTTTCAATTTTGAGAGTGGCTGTTAGAATAAGGTTCGGTTCAAACATCAATCGCCCCGGATCCCGAGACAAGGGTGGATACCGGCCATCGTAGTCGTGTTGCATGTAGTTTTTCAGTGCGGCATGGATTTGCCGGAGTGTATGTTCGCACTCGGCATTTGCGCGCGCGCGAAGCATTGCGCGGATTGCGAACGGAGCCGCAATGACGACAAGGAGCGTCACGGCCAGTGCAAACAGCCATCGCGCGAACCGTTGCGCCGTGACTGCGCGCAATGTACTACCCTCCTCGGGGGGAGTTCCTTCCACCGAAGTCTCGTTCCAACGATATTGTACCAGCAAAGCATTCGGAAGTGCCGCAATTCTCAGCGCGCCACGGACCGCGTACACGCGGAACTACGAACTGGGAACCGCAATCTTTCCCACTCGTTACGAAATTTCCATTTCGTAACGCGCTCTTGAAAAGCTCCGCTTTGGACTCTCTGCGCCTCACTCCACCCTCACGATCTATCCACCCGCGATCCCGCTCGTGCTCGTGCTTCGTGCTCGTGATCGTACTCGCAGTCGATTCCTCCATCCGCCCCCGTCACCAATCATCCGCCCGCACCTCTGCGACGCCACTGTCACGGCCACACAATAAGCCGACATCGAAAGCCCGCGCGTAGCGCCTTGGAGTGCGCCCCGATAGCGGCGCTTTTCTTCGCACGACTACCAGCCGCCAATCGGTTAACGCACTCGTGAAAAGATCCGCTTCGATCTTCCCGCGCGCCACTCTTCCCTCGTGCTCGTGCTCGTGCTCATCGTCGTAATCGTGGTTTGTAGTTCGAGTTCTCGCGCTACGATTACGATGACGAGCACGCGCACGAGCACGAAAAGATGCGGAGTTACCCGCTCGCAGTCCCGCGTTAACGCGCTCTTGAAAAGCTCCGCTTTGAACTCTCTGCGCCTCACTCCACCCTCACGAACTATCCACCCGCGATCCCGCTCATCCCCGTGCTCGTGCTCGTGCTTCGTGCTTGTGCTTCGTAATCGTAATCGTAATCGATTCTTCTATCTTCCCGTGTCACGAATCATCCGCCCGCGACGGCACCCCAACTATCTCGGCCGACATCGCGGCACGGTTCCTCGGCGGCAGTATCCGATCCAGCAGCGACATGTAATCTTGCGACGTCGCGTCCCGCGCGCGCTCGGCCACCCGCGGCGACAAAAACGCCGCGCGGTTAAACGCATTCTTCGCGTCGTCGTGGTGCCCCGCGCGCGCGTGCTTGTTCGCGGCGCGCACGTACATCCACGCGCGCCCCTCGACCACCGGCGCCTCGCGCTCCAACCCCGCAAGGTCCTCCGCCAACAGCGACGTGTCCAACCGCGCGCGCCGGTCCTGCTCCTGCAACACCGCGTCCGGCGCCGATGCGCACTCCGTCAACCGGTACAACTGCACATACCGCCGGTGCTCGCTCGACACCCGCAAAAACGCCTGCAGATACGCGCTCGGCTTCGTCGTTGTCATCCCACGCTTCTCCCCCGTCACGATGGTCGCGTCCACGACCGGCCCCGCCGCCAACGCCGCGGCCGCCCGCATGAACACCACGCGTACCATCGCAATCTCCGCGGCAACGTGCTGGTCCAGCGGCTGCGCCTCCTCGCCGGCCGGCAACGCCTGCGCGCGCTTCGCCGCCAGTTGCGCCCGCACGTCCGTCTCGGCCGTGTTGAACGCCGCCACCTCGTACGGACACCGCGGCCGCTCCTTCGGGTCCAGCTTCGCCACGTCCGGCCCCGCACACGGGCACGACTTCCACAACGGACAATGCTCCCCACACGTCTGAATCGCGCGAGAATACAACCCGTGCACCACCGCGTTTCGGTTTCCCGGCTGCGCCCCGGTCAAATCGAACCCGCCATGAAACTTGCATCGGCCATTGGCATGGTTCGGCTCGAGCGTACACGGGTTTCCCGAAAACGTCCGCGCCCCGCAAATGCGTTTGCCCAGGCGCACTTCGGTGGCCTCCACCAACGCCACATGCCCCTCATCCCAAACCGGCGAACACGGCGACCCCAATGCCGTCCGCCGCACCTCCGGCTCCTTCTGGTCCATCGCGTCCATACCGTCCATCCTGTCCATGCTCACGCCTATACCCTCCGCCACATAGCCCACGGCGTTGCACTCCCAAAGCACTTATCTTCCCGCCAACGAACTCGTTAACTCGTTAATGTCCAACCTGAGACATGGTTAACTCGTTACCAACTTCCCAGTCGGTAACGCACTCTTGAAAAGCTCTGCTTTGTTCTTCGTTAACGCACTCTTAACTCGTTACCAACTTTCCAGTTGGTAACGCACTCTTGAAAAGCTCTGCTTTGTTCTTCGTTGCCTAACTCGTTACCAACTTTCCAGTTGGTAATGCACTCTTGAAAAGCTCTGCTTTGTTCTTCGTTGGTTAACTCGTTACCAACTTTCCAGTTGGTAATGCACTCTTGAAAAGCTCTGCTTTGTTCTTCCTTCGTCAGGCCGGCAGCGGATCGTTTTCCATCGCAGACCGATTCATATCGCGCCGGGCAGTAGCGCCAAAGTTCGGGTGCATCGACGTAGCTCGTCACGGCGGCGATGTCGAGGTACTCGATTTGCTTATCGAGCGTGATGTCATCGCGGATGGTTTGCGAATGTCACCTTCCTGATAAGTAGCTCGTCGGCGCAACGAATTCAGCGCACGAGTGCGTAGGCAAGCTATTCGGAGCTTTTCAAACGGCGTTCGAAGCCGAGCCATCGTTGGGCGCGTTAGAAGCTGGAAACTTGGTAACGAGTTAGGTCAAAGCAGAGCTTTTCAAGAGCGCGTTACCAAATGGAAATTTGGTAACGAGTTAATATGAATACTTCTAATTCCGCGAGTAATTTCATATTTCGTCAACCGAACCACCCTCGTTCCCGGATCTCGCCCCCGCTCTCCACCCGCGCAACCCACACCGAAATCTTCTGTCTGCGTCCATCTGCGCCATCTGCGGACAAATAGCCTCCGTGGGTACCTCGTCGCAGTGCAACACGATGGACTATGTAATGAGAGCGCAACACCGCGCGCCGCTTGAAGTGCAGACGCCGCGGGGTTGTCGATAGTATGGGCGGTTTCGGTTCGTATTCGGGTATCGCGTGAATAAGACAAACCATGAAACTTGACGATCCTATTCTGTCGCTTACCGGCGTGGGCGAGAAGCGCGCGGAGGCGTTGGCGCAGCTCGGCATCGGGAGCGTGCGCGACTTGTTATTTCATTTTCCACGGGCATACGAGGATCGGCGCAACATCACGCCCGTTAGTGACGTGCGCGAAGGCGACTCGGTCACAATCCTCGCGGAGGTGGTGAAGTCGAAGGTGGTGCGATTGCGGCGGCGGTTGTCGTTGGCGGAGGCGACGCTGAAGGACGAGACCGGCACGTTGCGCGCGGTTTGGTTCGGGCAGGAGTATCTCGCGAGAGTGTTCAAGCCGGGCGCCCGCGGATTCTTTACCGGCAGCGTTGGAAAGTGGAACGGCCCGGCGCTTCGGAACCCGGACTACGAACTGTTGACCGGCGATGAGGACGATCTCCTGAACACGGGCCGAATTGTGCCGGTGTACCGATTGACCGAAGGCGTGACGCAGCGGATGCTGCGGCGGCTGGTGCGGACAGCGCTTGATGCGTTGACGGAGCCGCTGCCGGAAACCTTGCCGGCGGCAATTCGTGAACGCCATACATTCCCGCTCGCCAATGACGCAATGCGCGTTGTTCATTTTCCCGATGAGCTCGACGCCGCGCGAACGGCGCGGAACCGGTTCGCGTTCGAGGAACTGCTCGGCATACAGCTCGGCGTGCTCTCCGCGCGCGCGCGCCGCTATCACGAACACAAGAAAAACATCCATACCATTGACGGCCCGCACCTGGCCGCATTGCGCAAGAACTTGCCGTTCGCACTGACAAAACCCCAACTACGATCGATCGACGATATCCTAAGCGACATGGCGTCCGCGCGTCCGATGGTGCGATTGCTCCAGGGCGACGTCGGGTGCGGCAAGACAATCGTGGCGCTGCACGCCATCGCAGCCGCGGCGGACGGCGGATACCAAACCGCCGTCATGGCGCCGACGGAAATCCTCGCGGAACAACACGCGATCACACTGCGCGATTACCTCGCGCCGCTCGGCATAGAAATCGCCGTGCTGACGGGTTCGACGGAGAACGCGCGCGGCGTGCGCGACCGCATCGCGGACGGCAGCGCGCAGGTTGTCGCCGGGACGCACGCACTGATCCAGGGCAGCACGCAATTTCACAAATTGGGCCTGGCCATCATCGACGAACAGCATCGCTTCGGCGTAATGCAGCGCAGCACGCTCGCGGAAAAAGGTCTCGAACCGGACATTTTGCAGATGACCGCAACGCCTATCCCGCGCACACTGGCCATTACCGTCTACGGCGGCATGGACATCAGCGTAATAGACGAACTACCGCCGGGCCGCACGCCGGTGAAGACGCGCCGTGTTCCGCCTGCAAAAGTTGCGGACATGTACGACTACGTGCGCAAACAGGCGGCGAAGGGATTGCAGACGTACATCGTTTGCCCGCTGGTCGAGGAATCGAGTGCGCGCGACGCGAAAGCCGTGACGAAACATTTCGACGAACTGGTGGACGGACCGCTGACAGGCTTGCGCGTCGCGTTGATGCACGGGCGGCTCGCGCCGCGCGAAAAGGACGCCGTCATGCACGCGTTCAAAC is a window from the Candidatus Hydrogenedentota bacterium genome containing:
- the recG gene encoding ATP-dependent DNA helicase RecG; amino-acid sequence: MKLDDPILSLTGVGEKRAEALAQLGIGSVRDLLFHFPRAYEDRRNITPVSDVREGDSVTILAEVVKSKVVRLRRRLSLAEATLKDETGTLRAVWFGQEYLARVFKPGARGFFTGSVGKWNGPALRNPDYELLTGDEDDLLNTGRIVPVYRLTEGVTQRMLRRLVRTALDALTEPLPETLPAAIRERHTFPLANDAMRVVHFPDELDAARTARNRFAFEELLGIQLGVLSARARRYHEHKKNIHTIDGPHLAALRKNLPFALTKPQLRSIDDILSDMASARPMVRLLQGDVGCGKTIVALHAIAAAADGGYQTAVMAPTEILAEQHAITLRDYLAPLGIEIAVLTGSTENARGVRDRIADGSAQVVAGTHALIQGSTQFHKLGLAIIDEQHRFGVMQRSTLAEKGLEPDILQMTATPIPRTLAITVYGGMDISVIDELPPGRTPVKTRRVPPAKVADMYDYVRKQAAKGLQTYIVCPLVEESSARDAKAVTKHFDELVDGPLTGLRVALMHGRLAPREKDAVMHAFKRGELDVLVSTSVIEVGIDCPNATTMIIEDASQFGLTQLHQLRGRVGRSSEISHCFLLGKPKTDDGRKRVEIMCATTNGFEIAEADLELRGPGEFQGVRQSGIGDLRVADLVRDARLLDAARRDAEDLLKVDPGLRMPDHAALAKAAARFEEVNA